In bacterium, one genomic interval encodes:
- a CDS encoding ubiquinone/menaquinone biosynthesis methyltransferase produces MSGTPAREVAEMFDRISPTYDLLNHLLSLGVDRRWRRTAIKHLAAQTGETILDCGAGTGDMSLTAHEVNPHIRTVLVDPALAMLTRADAKAGCIKPCQFLLMRGVAERLPFADASFDGFMVAFGIRNFENLPGGMSELCRTLKPGGRGVILEFTPDRSRWIDRIFRGYMQRVLIPIGARISRNAVAYAYLTNTVAGFLSAEELAHVFAGVGLTCRKQIRLSAGIATLFVVEKP; encoded by the coding sequence GTGAGCGGCACTCCAGCACGTGAAGTTGCGGAGATGTTCGACCGCATCTCTCCGACTTATGATCTTCTCAATCATCTCTTGTCATTAGGCGTGGATCGGCGATGGCGACGCACGGCCATTAAGCATCTGGCCGCGCAAACGGGAGAAACGATTCTTGACTGCGGCGCGGGCACGGGGGATATGTCTCTGACCGCGCACGAAGTGAATCCCCACATCCGTACCGTTCTCGTGGACCCGGCGTTGGCCATGTTGACTCGCGCCGATGCCAAAGCGGGATGCATCAAGCCCTGCCAGTTCCTGCTGATGCGCGGCGTGGCCGAGCGGCTTCCGTTTGCCGATGCGTCGTTTGATGGTTTCATGGTCGCTTTCGGCATTCGCAATTTCGAGAACCTGCCGGGTGGAATGTCGGAGTTGTGTCGGACTCTCAAACCGGGCGGGCGGGGAGTAATACTGGAATTCACACCGGATCGTTCGAGGTGGATTGATCGAATATTCCGCGGGTACATGCAGCGAGTGTTGATTCCGATCGGCGCGCGAATCTCCCGGAACGCCGTGGCCTACGCCTATCTTACGAATACGGTGGCCGGTTTCTTGAGCGCCGAGGAACTGGCGCACGTATTCGCCGGAGTCGGACTTACGTGTCGCAAACAAATCCGTCTGTCGGCGGGAATCGCCACATTATTCGTAGTGGAGAAGCCGTAG
- a CDS encoding phosphatidate cytidylyltransferase — MRNLAKRVLIAAVGIPLLLAVARLGKWYVVALVLALQLAILPEWLRLWRSDGIRSLVPAMILAALAVDFLLIAPDSKLATIVAAAVLGILLIAGLFFSKRRPLAVLSGVALYVFYIALPLAFWIPLATVNRFVRLEPAGALVILFVATWMCDSAAYFVGRYAGRRPLFTQASPNKTVEGFVGGFVGSSLILPALAGLGWVSPLPLDYVMLPIIVGLGGQAGDLLESLMKRESSLKDTSAILPGHGGLLDRFDSLLISAPLFLAYLAATAA; from the coding sequence GTGCGTAATCTGGCCAAACGAGTCCTGATTGCCGCGGTCGGCATCCCCCTTCTGCTGGCGGTGGCTCGATTGGGCAAATGGTACGTCGTGGCGCTGGTGCTGGCGCTGCAACTCGCTATTCTGCCCGAGTGGCTGCGTCTGTGGCGATCCGACGGCATTCGCTCACTTGTGCCCGCCATGATTCTGGCGGCGCTCGCCGTTGATTTTCTGTTGATCGCTCCTGATTCCAAACTGGCAACGATCGTCGCAGCAGCGGTGCTGGGGATTCTGCTTATTGCGGGGTTGTTTTTTTCAAAGCGACGTCCCCTCGCCGTCCTGAGTGGCGTGGCTCTCTATGTCTTCTATATAGCTTTGCCCCTTGCGTTCTGGATTCCCCTCGCCACGGTGAACCGGTTCGTCCGTCTGGAGCCGGCCGGTGCTCTGGTGATTCTTTTCGTAGCGACATGGATGTGTGATTCCGCCGCCTACTTCGTGGGCCGATATGCGGGAAGGCGTCCGCTGTTCACTCAGGCAAGCCCGAATAAGACGGTGGAGGGATTTGTGGGCGGTTTTGTCGGGTCTTCGCTGATTCTGCCCGCCCTGGCTGGTTTGGGCTGGGTTTCTCCCTTGCCTCTGGACTACGTCATGCTTCCGATCATCGTCGGTTTGGGAGGACAGGCGGGTGATCTACTCGAATCTCTCATGAAAAGAGAGTCCAGCCTCAAAGACACGTCGGCAATCTTGCCCGGTCACGGCGGACTTCTCGATCGTTTCGATTCCCTATTGATTTCCGCTCCCCTTTTCCTCGCCTACCTCGCGGCAACTGCGGCTTGA